The Corynebacterium marinum DSM 44953 genome contains the following window.
GGTGTCCACCCGGCCCGTCCCGTGTCGGGGTCTTTGTCCATGTGCCCCAGGCCGCCTGCCCCGTCGCGTTGATCCCGGTTGGCGGGGTGGTGGGTGCGGCAGAGGATGGTCAGGTTCTCTATGTCGGTGTTGCCTTTCGCCAGCCAGCTCACCATGTGGTGGATCTCTGAGTCGCACAGCCCGGTGGTGCATTCGGGGCGTGTGCAGCACAGTTCCTGGGCAAAGAGCGCCAGGCGTTGGGTGAGGCTGGCGGAGCGGCTGGTGCGCCCCAGGTCCAGTGCCGCGCCCTGTTCGTCGTGCAGCACCCCGATGTCGTGGCGGGCGGCGCCCAGCCGGAGGATGTCCGCCGGGGTGAGCAGGTGGCCGGTGTTGGTCGGGAACCGGTCGTCGGCCCGGAGGTCACCGAGTTCGGCGGCGGTCATGGACACCACCACCGATCCCACGCCGGTGCGGGCCAGGGCGGAATCGCCGTCCAGGTAGCGGCGCAGGATGACCATCAGCTGGTCGACCAGGCGGGCCGCCGACGGCCGGTGGTCTTCTTCGGCGGGCACCGAGGCGTTGGCTCCCGGGAGCCGGCCCGGGGCGAGGGCGGCCTTGAGTATCGCCAGGCCGGCCCCGTCGAGGTACATCGACACGTGTGCCCCGCCGTCGGCGTCCTGCGCCCCGATGACGATCTTCCGCTTCCGGAGGGCGGCGAAGGGGTCCTTCTTCCCCTCCGGCGTCCGGCCCTTCCGGTTGGCCTGCCGGATTCTTCCCCGCAGCCAGGTGCGGAGATCCTCCAGGGGGCGCCGGCCGGCCTCGTCGAGGGCGCTGGCGAGAAGTTCCTGGTAGGTGGGATCCGAGTAGGTGTTCAGGTGCTCCAGCTCACGGATGATCATCGCCTGTTTCTCCGCGGACTCGGCCTTGCGGGCGGCGTCCCGGGCCTTGCGCTGGGCTGCTTCCTCCCGGCGGCGGCGTTCGGCCTCCTCGCGGCGGATGCGCTCGGCGGCCTCCTCCCTGGCGCGGCGCTGCTCCTCGGTTTCACCGGGTTCCGGATCCGGCTCGGGCCGCGGTTCATTCCCCGGTGGCGCGAAGAGCGCGTCTCCCCGGCGGAGT
Protein-coding sequences here:
- a CDS encoding HNH endonuclease signature motif containing protein; translated protein: MNKQQMTDIVDRVEGALTELSGLMADPAAVVVDEVREGFERLEKIWGAKGFIDAAFAYAADRAGAGKYVGAVHTSEYLTRALGVSKSEARARLRRGDALFAPPGNEPRPEPDPEPGETEEQRRAREEAAERIRREEAERRRREEAAQRKARDAARKAESAEKQAMIIRELEHLNTYSDPTYQELLASALDEAGRRPLEDLRTWLRGRIRQANRKGRTPEGKKDPFAALRKRKIVIGAQDADGGAHVSMYLDGAGLAILKAALAPGRLPGANASVPAEEDHRPSAARLVDQLMVILRRYLDGDSALARTGVGSVVVSMTAAELGDLRADDRFPTNTGHLLTPADILRLGAARHDIGVLHDEQGAALDLGRTSRSASLTQRLALFAQELCCTRPECTTGLCDSEIHHMVSWLAKGNTDIENLTILCRTHHPANRDQRDGAGGLGHMDKDPDTGRAGWTPPDGGPVELNETEFQQHSAGAKIRRRRPPPGDAA